The genomic DNA gattttatttgtttcaaaatatcccgtcgatttagtcgtcgtgtgtgaccctgtaggttcccaattacgttgacagtaatatcgaaatctctatttcaatattacaaacagtgagcggcatctagcaatgcattactattactcaagtaatcggaaagtcaatttctcgacaaaccttgtgacctatgctaccgtgtaatataatccctttgtcctctatatctctattgagcccaaggcatggtcgatgacatccttgtatggctcaatatctctttttcttggtttaccgggtaagtctatcagaacaaatgagctcgatatcattatatcgactcatttgggtatgcatacacttttagacttaaccaccaagtggccgtgagatatcgctcccgttttgtAGGAGgaacaaatcctatcttggtcactcacattcttttccatgctttgtggcatacccaataactatctttataaccagcctgttacggtggcgtttgacagtatcaaaatatacgacattacacgtaggaatccatggtgacctcaagtcaaaggaccattacactatagtcactttgagatatgctaatgacagtcacgtaacaacccatgtagcaatctcatggcggatcagtccaatacacattactcttaatgtatacatgtgatgtgatttgatatctccatatccatgacctgtgagacttggtcatcaatcaacacccacaatagtctaaccgtattatcgttgtcctaattaacgataatactttgactatggacatttaggaataatgttcggtaattataggatctcacaatcaagtcacacttgatgcctattgaacatactattccaaggacattattgtataaaatcatatttaacgcaatctacacaataacagatatgcctcgtaatataatgaaatacatgtcatattacagaactgatgatagattgcctctagggcatacaccaattcccaacaatgaCCAAACAGAATCTCATAAGGAGATTGACTTAGTGGACAATCTGTTAATAAGATAGATAGCTGTTTCAAAGGCATAGTCCCAGTACTTGgaaggaagagaagagagagaaagaagagagagacccATATCCATTATATGACGATATTTACGTTCAACTGAGCCATTCTATTGAGAAACATGATGGCACAAAATACGATGAAAGATTCCATTACTTTGCaattcaaattgaaaagtaataGATAGGAATTCTTTGACACTATCCGACTGAAAATACTTGATTTTATGCCTATAGAGATTTTCAACTTGAAGACGAAAGGCACAAAAGATTTGCAAAGTTTCATATCGAGCTTTCATGACAAAAAACCGAGAAAAATTACTGTAATCGTCAAGGAAATGAATATCGTAGACATTCCCAATATGTGAGTGGATTGGTGCTGGTCCCCAAATATTAGTGTGAACAAGTTCAAACAAGGAACTACTTTTATGCATAGTAGGTGGAAAAgaacaatttattaatttgctTTACTGACATGCAAAACAAACAGTCTAACATGATCATTatttaatggaaaagaaagactTAGAGTACGACGGACAACTGGAAATGACGAATGACCGAGACGTGATGCCATAGGGTACTTGAGGCAAATGTAGATAAATGAGCCTGAGGATGACTGGTGGTCCTGCTCTCAAGTGGAAACAATAAAGTCCCTCTGTAATCGGGCCTCGCAAAAGCTCATGGCATATTTGTTGAACCTTAATAATAAAACAGTCAAGATGAAGTTAAAAAAAGTAGGTACTATCTCGAGCAAACTTAGAGATAGATATGACGTTTTTGGAGATATTAGGAGCATATAGAATATGGTTTAAGTGTAGAGAACGAGAGAAGAGTTTGATAGTAACTAGAGGCAAGTACAAGAAGAGATTTACCACCCTTAAATAGATGTGATCAAAATTTAGGGTCTCATCATGAATATTTTGGTTGAAAAGGTCATAAATGACCTCATGAAGTCCCCAAGAGAAGTTTCAGCAATATTAGCCGGAACACCAGAAAATATAACATAACTGACTAAATGGGGCAATGTGACTGGGTTTGTTGTATTTCTGGCACAAAACAGAGGGAGAGATTGGGCTATAGGCAGATGCCCAGAGCGTGCATGGAGTGGGCCGGGCCGAGAAGATCCAAAGGGAGAATAGGAGCTAGGCCGAGAGAAGGCACCGGGTTGGGAAGTGCGCAGGTCTCGGGTCGAGTTGAAATTCTGATCCGGACTGCTTCACCCAATCTGTCGTCCCTGTCCTCCAAAATTAGAGTTGCTCGGGTTGCTCATTCCTCTCTCGCTGCCATAACCAGAGCTCTGAGAGCTGCTGTTGCCTTGCCTATACCCACTGCCACCACATTCACTGTAGAAACCACCGCCATGGCCACTATAGCCGCCGTTCCCTTCGTTCCCTTTGCCTTTCCCTTTGTTCTTCTCTTTGCCGCGATCTCCACTCTTCCCGCGACCATCAGCATAATGCACTTCGATTGGATGTAGTCCAAGGATTCCAGAGAGGGGAGAGGGCGCCAACTATAGCTGCTGTGTTTGCTTGTGTACAGCGGCATAGGATCGACGTTCATCGTGTCCCATGAGGAGTGAGGTGAACTCGTCGATACTCATCATTACCATTGTGTCTGATTTGGCTACATAAGAGGCTCCCATTCAGGTCCTGAGCAAGCATTGATACGACGATTTACCTCTGTTGGAGTCTTAGGTTTCCCAATTTGTGCAAAACTTAGAGATTTCTTCATGGCATCGTTGATGAATCCCAACATTGATTGTGAGCCCTTGCGGAGGTCACGTTATTGCTGTTCCAGGAGATCTTCTTGGGCTGCTGTCTGACTGAGGAATGCAATTTCCAGGGAGTGCCAAGTCTCGTGGGATGTCTTTGCGGAGAGAATGGTGAAGTCGATTTCTTCAGTCGCCGCAAGCATAATGCAAGTGAGTGCAAATTTGTCCCGGGATACCCACTGCTGATGTTCTGGATTTGGTGAGATATTACCATCTGATTCTTTGACTGTCTTGCCAGGTTTGGATACTCGACCCTTGGCGTAGGGAAGGAGGCCATAGGTCTCGAGTAAGGGGCTCATGATGCCCTTCCAGAACATGTAGTTTCACCGTTCAATTTGACTTGAACAGTAGGAATGGAGGAGGGAAGGTTGAGGGTTGAGGAGGGAAGGTTGAGGGTTGAAGTAGAATCAGCCATGAGGACTAAGAGGGTCGGGAAAAGGAGAGACGAGATAGATCAGCCTGATCAAGGATGACTGTATAGATTACTCGACCGTAGGCTCCGATAACATCCAAGGTTAGAGAATTTTGGTTGAAACCTCAACTTATCGCTTGGGGTGTATTGTATTGAATTATATAGATCTATACAAGACGTGCGTATAGAAAGAAATAATTACATGATTGTAATACAACACCTATACAAGGAAAAGTAGGATTTGAAATCAATATTTCCTCTATTAAGCAGAAACTGACGGGCTTCTTCCTCTAGCTGATGATGCTCTGGTCATTGATATGAGCCTCCTCCCTCTGTCTCCTCCTCCCGCTTCTTCAGAAGCTGCTGCTGAGCTGCACAGCTTCCACTCTTCTCTCACTTCCTGGGGCTGCTTTCAGGTCAGCTTCCGTAACCCGCAAACAAGATCACCCGAAGAGAGCTCAAAAGTTATGTCGATGCGGTCAGCTTGCTTGGCCCCCAGTCCCGAGCTGTTATGTTATTACCTGTCTTAGATTTTGTACTTTTGACGACATCCATAACGAATGAATTCGAAAAAGTATTTATCATTGGTTTTCGATTGATTGTTGACTTTCCAGAGGCTATAAACCGTGAATTTTCCGGTTCATTTCTTGACCAAGTGGAGGAAGTTGCTTAGAAGTTTTTCGCGCTCGCATTGGAAGAGACAGAGGTACTCTAGGGCAAATGATGGTATGGAAGGCTACAGCAGCAACAAGAACCTCTCCAATCAACAAGTGCTCGATTGGAACGACCGGCTGTATCTCTCGGTATATCTTGAGGATCGGCATAAGCTCAACTACTGGCCCCAAAAAACAGATCACTTCGGTAATCATTAATCTCTATGAAATGATCAAAATCTTAATTCCCTTGAGAGTTGAGAGGACTCGCCCGAGTGTGCGAAAGTTGTTCAACAtcgaattttgaatttgaacgGTTTGGTATCATTTCATTCTTAAAAATCAGCTAAGAACTGAAAAAATTGCAGGGGAACAATACATGAGTGTAAATTGAAGCTAAGTGGGATAGTTGATATCATGTTAAAGGCGATGGCGCTCTCACTCAACTTGGACAGCGATGCATTCCTGGAAAGTCTCGGGGGAAAGGAGATGATGGATGCGAGATTCAACTACTACCCTCGATGTCCGAGACCTACGGAAATCAAAGGGTGAGCATAAGGAGCCGATGGTCTTAAATGTAACGGGTGTATATACCAGGTCGCAGGTATCACAACCCACAAGTCAATGGTTTTTAAGCATATACGCACGATGGTATTAAAACTATGACAAATTGttgtttaaaaaattaaaaatttgttgTCGActcatataataaaatgacacATAGTAGATCTGCTGCACAGAAAACTTTATCTAAGTAAGTCGGTGCATGGGCCACGGACCAAAACAGGGAAAGAAAGTATCAAGTCCGTACGCCATTCTCGTCCTTGTCATCAACGAAAGCAGAGAACGAGTAAGAACCAAACCACCAGCTcgtattaattaatcaatttttctCCGGGTATATAATGCAATGCGGAGAAAATTGTGAAGATGAGACCCCGAAAAAAGAATATTGTGTGGTGAAGAAGACGAGCGGAAAATTGTGCTATGTGGGGATGTGAATTTGCTGGGAAAGGCTTTATCTAATGCGTCTAATCTCGCCTTATTGCCACGATCTGAGTTCGTGGTCCAGCTGCTTTGTCTCGCTGCATGCTCCTGATACCGTCTTATAGCCATGAGCCGAGTACGCGGTCCAGCTGCTTTGTCTCGTTCCCCGCCCTCGGCTGCACCCTCCGGCCTCGAGATGCCCTCGATCTCGGTCTGTCAGTCTGAGGTCTCTCAAGGTAAGTTGGGTGCTTGTTCCACCTCATACCACCCCTTTCCTCGATCGGCTTCTAGTGGCTAGCTGGTTTCTAACCTGTTGATCAGTGCTAGGAAGTGAACTCCTCGTTCTTCATTGACTTAGAACCTCCTTCTCGAGGTCATTTGCTGGGTCTCGAACTTGTCCATCCCGCCGATTATCGAGTCATGTACTTCCTCATGGCTTAAATGCTAATCAGCCGTTATTTAATCGAACCTGCAAACTTTTGACTGTAATCGTGATTCGGATGCTATTTCGATGTCGACCTTGTCAAGTGAAGTAAGGAAAAAGTTGTCCTCAAGGAATggacaaaatatataaaagatattCCGTTAAGATGCTctcttaatataataaaaagagTCGGAGAGAGAGCTTCAGTCCCCTTTCATCGCTGACTGAATTTCCACAGATATGGAGGCCCGTGAGCACCTGCTCGCCGTCGACTCCGACGACGGCGCAGAATCAGAGACCAAGTTCAGGATCCGGGGCCTGACCCGGATCTCCGACGCCGGCGCCCCGATCCTGAGCAAGGTCGACCTCGATATCCCCCGGGGGAAGATCGTGGGAATAATCGGGCCCAGCGGCAGCGGCAAGTCGACGCTCCTGAGGGCCCTCAACCGCCTCTGGGAGCCGCCGGCGGGGACGGTCTTCCTCGACGGAGAGGACATCTGCCGCCTCGACGTGCTCGGGCTCCGCCGGAAAGTCGGGATGCTGTTTCAGCTCCCGGTGATGTTTGAAGGTAACGTAACTTCTAGCCCCCGAACTTTctcattattttcaatttagcCCCTTATTTGTGTTGGCTGTTCATTTCCGCCCTCAATCTTTTATCAGAAGATCAAGCTCTTGCGCCTTGAAGTTTGTGATGTGTAACACTTCCATCCCTAGACTATTTGATTAGTTACAATCATACCCTCTGTGCAAATTGCCCTGTCCTTTCATGTACTTTTCTTGACAATTGTTCCGCCTTTCTGAACACTTTAGAATGCTACTAGCGACTGATCGTCTCACAAACCCGATACGATGTTCAGGTACTGTTGCCGATAATATTCGATATGGGCCACAGTTGAGTGGAAAGAAGCTCAACGACAGTGAAGTACTCAAGCTTCTAAGTCTAGCCGATCTCGATCCCACTTTTCTCAACAAGAATGGCGGAGAGCTCTCCGTTGGTCAGGCGCAAAGGGTAGCACTTGCTCGGACTCTAGCGAATGAACCCGATGTGAGTTGATGAGTCTCCCTTATATAAATTCATTCAAATGTCATTGGCATGACACAGATAATCACTTGCTTAGTTGTCTTTCGCTTATTTCTGAAAGGTTCTTTTGCTGGATGAGCCGACGAGCGCCTTGGATCCAATATCGACCCAGAACATAGAGGATGTCCTAGTCAAGTTGAAGAACAACCGCCAGATGACGATCGTAATGGTTTCCCACAGTATAAAGCAGATCCAGAGGGTCGCGGATGTTGTATGCTTGCTTGTGAATGGGGAAATCGTCGAGGTTGTGTCTCCCGACAAGCTCTCCGAGGCAAACCATCCAATGGCTCTTAGGTTTCTTCAATTAAGCTCCTGAGGACAATATGTTGTATGATCAAACGCTGTTATATCTCTCTGCACATCTGCCAGCTTGCCGTTGTACATGAACAGTCTTGACTGGTCCATGGCGCGCAGGTAACAGGGAGTTCTATCATCTTTTGCCTAGACTGTTCGAGCGCTTATGTAAAGTGCTAGAATCAAATCGTGTACTCGACCAACACATCAGCCCTTGACACTCCCTGCGTACGCTAAGTGAGTTACGCTCTTACTATTACTAGAGCTCATATTAATGTAACTGATCCGTGAAAATTACTCATATTGTAATAGCGGTATCAAAATTTCAGCTCTGGGGATTTGCTCGAATGGAACTACCTCCATGTTGAGTTTGTACTATATATGTCATAACGGTGATTGCATCACCCCAAGCAAAGGTCTTGGCCGCTTTGCCCGGGGCAATGATGGCTGGCCTTGCCACACTCTTAATTCACGAAGAAAGTGATAAAATGAACGGAATTTTTTCCCTCGAGTTATGGGAGGTCTAGCTGGGACCTCCCTCTCGTTGAATGTTTCAAAAAGTGAAGGAAGAAGGCTTACTAGTGAAGATTCAATTATCAAGAGGCGTGACTTGATCGAAATATTTTCCTAAAATGGAAGTTTACAGGCGAATCAGAATGTGCTCAAAGCGGCACCTCGCTCTCTCTCCTACTTCGAAATTAGGCAAAAATGAAAGTTCGGGAAGAGGCTGTCCGGGATTAGGCCCATTACccactctctccctctctagccttcattctccttttctcctttaattaattttaatagtttaaaatagttttattttcaaaaaaaatgtCGTGATTTTGAGCATTTTCTATTGAAAAAGAGAAGGAGAAAACTAGAACGGAATCGAAAagtaactaaaaaaaattggataaaatgatgaaattgatagaaaaaaaagaagcaaatgCATAGCATgcaaacaaacaaataaaaacgAGTTAATTTCATTGTACACGACGTACAATATgctattttgaaattttcaatatataacaCATATCAtcataattttatcaaatcgcacgatattttaaaattttttgacgGCAAAGCACAAAACTCAATAATTTCACTACATggcacaaaatttcaaaaaaaaaaagagtcttGACATAGCACAGAGTTAGTTTTTCATCAATGATCTAACGGAGATCTGACGCAATCGACGTTGTTGGCCCACCCTTATTCATCCCATCCATACACAGCTACATCATATCTCCATTAGATCATTGACGGAAAACTAATTTCATGCTATGCTATGaaagtttttttaaattttatgccATACAATGAAATTACTGCATTTCGTGATATGccatgaaaaattttcaaaatatcgtgcGATTTGGTAAAATATTGACGATATATATTATgtggtgaaaattttaaaatatcgtgCTGTAtactgaaattaaaaaaaaggatcaaaacaaaaaaacatgtgatgcacatgaatgaacaaaaaaaaaagactataTGTTTGGAATAAGTTATTATAAGAATTGCAGTTTGGTTCGTTTCGCTTCAACTTAGTTCAATTCAAGTATAAATGAATTATATCGttaacaattttcaaaatttaactaaaaatgaattgaataatgTTGTTTGGAATGCATTGTAACAatcaattgaattgaattttggCCAAAGcctaatttttattgattttggTCCGTTTCAAGTCCAACGCAGATCTTGTTTATCTTGTATCTTTTGCGATTCTAACAATAGAGTTCAATTCGATTCTTCTTAAATGAATCGAATTGTGGTTTGAAAGGGGATTCCAAACATACTTAAGACTGAAAAGTAATCGGAACTAGTGAGTAAAATGTAcagttttttattatcaaattaatttgCTGTCATAACAAAAGGTTGAACCAACTACTTTTAGTGTATCAACGTAGTTCTTTAGAGGGATCGGACAAACTCTCCCcgttttaattttcttctcaCTTACTCCTAATGGTATTATTCTAGGTTAACCAAATGTAGACTTTTATCGAgtaaacattttctttttcttttgtttttctttaaatGAGAAGTTTATTCAGCTTGAATCTGTGATCACCTTACAAATTGGTTTATTCTGGGAAGTCCCGGTATATAAGGGATTCGAATTCACAATCTTGTAGACTACTCTTGAGCCACACTTGATATACGAGCATGTCCTATTCACTTGCACTATGTCCTAAGGGTTCCCCATAGTACATGTAACGATCCGACCTAATTTAGAGAACTGGTCTAGCAACTTGTCAAATCCAACCAATAGCCCAAAATGCTTAAGCTCAAATTGCTAGTAATCTCTTTCACTAACTTCTTCTCCATCGATATGGGATTTTGGGATATTACAGTACATGAACCATACATTTTGTATCATTGTTCTTTGCCAATCATTCCAATGGCCTTCTCATTGATAAACTAAACTCTTTCTCAaataatgtaatattttttttttgtaggaaGTAATGCGAATTCTCAATACCAAAtactagatttttttttcccgattgTGTGGAAAACTATGGACCTACTAGAACGTAAGGGTATGAAGAATAAGGAGGACAGTTAGTCCAATTGTTCCGGATTGATCATCTCTTAATTTCGAGTCGATTCCTAAGAATACTGCGTTAAAATGTTTTTTTCGAACCAAAAGTTCCTTTCACACATATAGATCTGCAGAATAACTGGGGGTCGGATGGGATAATAGCACCATATATAATCCTGGATTACCGTACACATTGACCAAGAAAATCCATTGAGGAATAGATTGTTGTTCAGGATCTGCAGGTAGAGTGATATTTGCTGACCATAtaggaaataaattatttgaggGCACTGTCCGAGCCAGACGCTTCAGTCGGTGGAAAGAGACGTAGGACACGATGAAAGACATTCTGTCGGGAAGGGAAGGGGAAAAATAAAGACACAGCGaagattataataatataaattataaaatattttgccagaaatgataatataaattaataatatcaaAGTAATAAATCAATtgtaagaaatttatttaaatcaaataaattaaattaatcaatgAACAGAAAATCATTTGGACGTGGCTTGGTAGCAAATGGGACTCCACCGATCGGACTTTATTGTGATgcaaaaaatcaaaactcatatgaacacttttttttttctgccgGTAGATATTATAAacacctctttttttttcagcgtAAATTCtgatattcaaaaattcaattagATTCCGACTATTCCAATCGATCTGGATTGACAtactaagggataaaattttttcaacATGAATTTTTACATTCATAAGGTTTTGAATCCGAGACTTTACTTAAGCAGGATAAACGTCGAACCGCTTAAATTGATCCGTACTGATATTGTAAACACATCTTAAATCAAGCCAAACTGATGCTTGAATCGAGATATCTCGTGATCTTACCAAAG from Punica granatum isolate Tunisia-2019 chromosome 2, ASM765513v2, whole genome shotgun sequence includes the following:
- the LOC116196689 gene encoding ABC transporter I family member 17 — its product is MSRVRGPAALSRSPPSAAPSGLEMPSISVCQSEVSQDMEAREHLLAVDSDDGAESETKFRIRGLTRISDAGAPILSKVDLDIPRGKIVGIIGPSGSGKSTLLRALNRLWEPPAGTVFLDGEDICRLDVLGLRRKVGMLFQLPVMFEGTVADNIRYGPQLSGKKLNDSEVLKLLSLADLDPTFLNKNGGELSVGQAQRVALARTLANEPDVLLLDEPTSALDPISTQNIEDVLVKLKNNRQMTIVMVSHSIKQIQRVADVVCLLVNGEIVEVVSPDKLSEANHPMALRFLQLSS